Below is a genomic region from Microbacterium sp. KUDC0406.
CCGCGACCGTGCCCTCGGGGCGGTCGGCGATCGTGCCCGCTCCCCAGAACCGCATGCGGTCGAAGGTGTCGGTGTCGATCAGCGCGAGGGTCTGCGACACCCCGGTCAGCACGGCGGCCATCGCGACGCCCACCAGCGTGAGGCGCACGGGTGATGCCGCGTCGCGCACGCCACCGGCGATCGCGAAGACCAGCACGACCGCCAGCACCGCGCCGGCGAAGGCGAGCGGCAGGTACTGGTCGATGCGGGTGATCCCCAGCACCGCCACGCCGATCGCCACCGCGAACGCGGCGCCGGCGTTGACGCCGAGCACACCGGGATCGGCGAGCGGATTGCGGGTGAGCGCCTGGATGAGCGCCCCGGCGACGCCGAGCGCCGCCCCGACGAGCAGTCCGAGCAGCGTGCGGTCCACGCGGGACCGCGTGATCGTGGCGTGGCTGGCGGAGCCGTCCGGTGCTGTGAAGGCCTGCCAGACGACGTCGAGCGGCAGCATCGCCGAGCCGACGACCACGCTGAGCGCGAGCACCGCGGCCAGCAGGACGAGGGCGACGACAAGACCCGCGATGCGCCTCCGGGTTCGCGTCCTGGTGCGCACGCGGCGGTCCGCGGGCGCGGTCAGCGTCGGCGGCATCGTGCGGTCACTCCGGGTACTCCGTTCTGCGGCAGACGAGAGGGCGCTGCGGACGTCGACACGCTAACAGGCGCGCGGGGCGGGTTCTCACGCGGCGAGCGCTCCCGCCGGGTCGTCCGCGATGCGCGCCGTCGGCACTCCGGTCTCTCTGCTGAGGGCGCGGATCAGCCCGGCTCTGGTGGCGAATCCGGCGACGCGCGCCGCCGAGGTCACCTCCCCACCGCCGAGGATGTGCGCCACTGCCGCGTTCAGTCGCGCCCTCGTCCGCCACCTGGCGAACGGATAGCCGGTCTCG
It encodes:
- a CDS encoding iron chelate uptake ABC transporter family permease subunit is translated as MPPTLTAPADRRVRTRTRTRRRIAGLVVALVLLAAVLALSVVVGSAMLPLDVVWQAFTAPDGSASHATITRSRVDRTLLGLLVGAALGVAGALIQALTRNPLADPGVLGVNAGAAFAVAIGVAVLGITRIDQYLPLAFAGAVLAVVLVFAIAGGVRDAASPVRLTLVGVAMAAVLTGVSQTLALIDTDTFDRMRFWGAGTIADRPEGTVAAILPAILIGLVVAALCARPLNAIALGEDTARAMGIRLGLTRLGVLVAVTLLCGAATAAAGPLVFVGLVVPHIVRWITGPNWPWILLYSAVLSPVLLLGADIIGRFVVFPAELQVGVVMPLIGAPVLVALVRRRRAAAL